One Osmerus mordax isolate fOsmMor3 chromosome 26, fOsmMor3.pri, whole genome shotgun sequence DNA segment encodes these proteins:
- the shroom2a gene encoding protein Shroom2 isoform X1 encodes MDPGHRRSNPRLTDVDGSHQQVMERPADLEQRFKNGEAWRLVDVLLSGGAPWGFTLRGGREHREPLLITKVEEGSKAAAVSLQVGDELININDFPLSGYRQEAICLVKGSYKTLALVVKRRNEPVSRPHSWHATKFNESQSETAKIQSPPPPVWHTRYDASSSSTDLSTGWEQTNLRRVSDQFSSLGSMDSLEHVPHPYPSGRLSPAKSNTSAEHLGGGKRDSAYSSFSTSSGTPDYTLSKSNAASTENVLYKVSQWDSGGRHSNGRHSQSLSEGAKADERAGYLLQLPGGPAGRESPRPEEQPPGPRPSISGRASFGPVWHVPEKKKPAHSPSPPPPLPPVRSDSFAATKVHEKGLVIAYSEDPDPHLHPKAPEASDTRRGYSLAAKNDAGGPHVSSDSSHHNQLNSNKLYSLSSTDVRLGPPPYAYTPYHQRQYSDESTFYSQPRTPSAAKPHNISAYYSSMQELPTNNFTQTYGHTQTQAPATSLSNTAIDQNPDGAGHTRYYCVTARQPASQAQVGKTEDGGRGACVETVSSGGERAPLSPQTLQKTKYQLPQPQPAHPTAKDSNGYGQQDDPAPRHKLPAVPAPPAGPEGPAKHGGDDRGSQRRLDVQNAEAHYMSYPPSRQPDQRTSLSTQHREPDVRPGGPQGVGISPQTTPLLHSLSSESAGRGGVPDPLTLQQTRRSERFATTLRCEIQMRRAKLQKSKSAAALSGTSEAAEEEEEAAEAESQENSVASPSSEGSFSSTYKDHLKEAQARVLKATSFRRRDLEPVLLEHSGSDGLPGYPSSVLGRKDSNPLPSVSEAPPSRSSGSQVTRIGGRKRFTTERKVRSYSEPDKIHEVGVEEGAAPPERADSMTDRRKLFETTGKPAFPKPLPKHGPQSSSEAPREPQARAPAPSRGSEDGLCEARTRGLPPAEYPEEARGLEVSHRQALLEQQRLGTFAEYEATWSLPKKPAETRASGRYRSADNILDPAAEERTKPTCVHERSRSSPSADLYGQNIPVPGRKSAEHCQPEHQPAAQNHKVSRSSSRNHGDGRAPERPADTDRFPEPPPPPVTAQNPEHRLSAGPGPGCHRPSDSAPPGSDPSSEPPTGPRRRAPAPLRPPPPRLDRPRCPEIAPLLGKSQEALTACSPIKELNPAPVAAPSPRSLSEQSQGLPENKRGGDNPVAPSNPQPAPPPPPSLSGPSGQAKPSMDGQRSPSPQFAPQRLTDKPPASLQDENSTRTENVMENSSSPSARKVPIKIVHSESLTEKESRHYLLHSDSQAGPQAPGALSQVGSLGAPDQSYSLFCAYSRQRDPEPQAEGEPDPDPALHADLRLHIDSDASPEIEQQAAAGFPTAPPPDVAPPATHLPAPPTTEDPPPEAPSSNGVAPASLSQDDQKREELARDIMGKDRSLAEVLDQSRMKTTMDLMEGIFPQEQQLLEGAHQRRKVGPKQASPRAAEDRNGEDEAATAVALVTSSTYYSTSAPKAELLIKMKDMQQEEEPGSEDELPDNDQELADKKQELIDSLSRKLRVLREARESVQEDVLDNNALGREVEATVQQACRPNELDKFRMFVGDLDKVVSLLLSLSGRLARVENALNSLEEDAPAEERRTLTDKRKLLIRQHEDAKELKDNLDRREGVVYDILAGCLPEESLADYQHFVKMKSALIIEQRKLEDKIKLGEEQLKCLTDSLPLEQRMAL; translated from the exons gagaAATGAACCCGTAAGCAGGCCTCACTCCTGGCACGCCACCAAGTTCAACGAGAGCCAATCGGAGACTGCCAAAATCCAGTCTCCGCCTCCGCCAGTCTGGCACACAAGATATGATGCAAG TTCCTCCTCTACTGATCTCTCCACCGGCTGGGAGCAGACCAACCTGCGCAGAGTGTCCGACCAATTCAGCTCCCTGGGCAGCATGGACAGCCTAGAGCACGtccctcacccctacccctCCGGCCGCCTCTCCCCTGCCAAGTCCAACACCAGCGCGGAGCACCTGGGGGGCGGCAAGCGCGACTCGGCCTACAGCTCCTTCTCCACCAGCTCCGGCACGCCCGACTACACGCTGTCCAAGAGCAACGCCGCCTCCACGGAGAACGTGCTCTACAAGGTCAGCCAGTGGGACTCGGGTGGCCGGCACAGCAACGGCAGGCACAGCCAGAGCCTGAGCGAGGGGGCGAAGGCGGACGAGCGGGCCGGGTACCTGCTGCAGCTCCCCGGGGGGCCCGCGGGCCGGGAGAGCCCCCGGCCGGAGGAGCAGCCGCCCGGTCCTCGCCCCTCCATCTCGGGCCGGGCCAGCTTCGGCCCCGTGTGGCACgtaccagagaagaagaagccCGCCCActcgccctcccctcctccgcccctgcCGCCGGTGCGCAGTGACAGTTTTGCCGCCACCAAGGTCCACGAGAAGGGCCTCGTCATAGCCTACTCTGAGGACCctgacccccacctccaccccaaagCCCCGGAGGCCTCCGACACACGGCGTGGTTACAGCCTCGCCGCGAAAAACGACGCCGGCGGTCCTCACGTTTCATCCGATagctcccaccacaaccagcTCAACTCCAACAAGCTGTACTCCCTCTCCAGTACCGACGTGAGGCTGGGCCCGCCCCCGTACGCCTACACACCTTACCACCAGCGCCAGTACAGCGACGAAAGCACTTTCTACTCCCAGCCCAGGACCCCGTCCGCAGCCAAACCGCACAACATCAGTGCCTACTACAGCAGCATGCAGGAGCTGCCCACCAACAACTTCACCCAGACGTACGGCcacacccagacccaggcccccgCCACCTCCCTGTCCAACACGGCCATCGACCAGAACCCAGACGGTGCCGGCCACACCCGCTACTACTGCGTGACGGCCCGCCAGCCGGCATCACAGGCCCAGGTGGGAAAGACTGAGGACGGAGGAAGGGGAGCGTGTGTGGAAACGGTGAGCAGCGGAGGCGAAAGGgcacccctcagcccccagaCGCTCCAGAAGACCAAGTACCAGCTACCTCAGCCACAGCCGGCGCACCCCACCGCAAAGGACAGCAACGGGTACGGGCAACAGGACGACCCGGCGCCACGTCACAAGCTGCCGGCTGTGCCGGCGCCCCCTGCCGGACCGGAGGGGCCAGCCAAGCACGGCGGGGACGACAGGGGCAGCCAGAGGAGGCTGGATGTTCAGAACGCCGAAGCCCACTACATGAGCTACCCTCCCAGCAGACAACCAGACCAGAGGACGTCCCTGTCCACGCAGCACAGAGAGCCGGACGTCAGGCCGGGGGGTCCCCAGGGAGTCGGGATCTCCCCCCAGACCACGCCCTTGCTCCACTCTCTGTCGTCCGAGAGCGCGGGCCGGGGCGGCGTCCCCGACCCGCTGACCCTCCAGCAGACGCGCCGAAGCGAACGCTTCGCCACGACCCTCCGGTGCGAGATCCAGATGAGGCGGGCCAAGCTGCAGAAGAGCAAGAGCGCGGCCGCCCTCAGCGGGACGAGCGAGgcggcggaggaagaggaggaggcggcggaaGCCGAGTCTCAAGAGAACTCGGTGGCCTCGCCGTCCTCGGAGGGCTCCTTCAGCAGCACCTACAAGGACCACCTGAAGGAGGCGCAGGCCAGGGTCCTAAAGGCCACCTCGTtcaggaggagagacctggagcCCGTCCTGCTGGAGCACTCCGGCTCGGACGGTCTACCCGGGTACCCCTCCTCCGTCCTGGGCCGCAAAGACTCCAATCCCTTGCCCAGCGTCTCCGAGGCGCCGCCCAGCCGGTCCAGCGGCAGTCAGGTGACCCGCATCGGAGGCAGGAAGCGTTTCACAACGGAGAGGAAAGTGCGGTCGTACTCTGAACCCGACAAAATCCACGAGGTGGGCGTGGAGGAGGGCGCGGCGCCCCCCGAGAGAGCTGACTCCATGACGGACCGAAGGAAGCTGTTCGAGACCACCGGGAAACCCGCCTTCCCCAAACCCCTCCCCAAGCACGGCCCGCAGAGCAGCTCGGAGGCCCCCAGAGAGCCCCAAGCGAGGGCCCCGGCGCCCAGCAGGGGGTCGGAGGACGGCCTCTGCGAGGCCCGGACCCGAGGCCTCCCCCCCGCGGAGTACCCGGAGGAGGCCCGAGGCCTGGAGGTCTCCCACAGGCAGGCCCTCCTGGAGCAGCAGAGGCTGGGGACCTTCGCGGAGTACGAGGCCACCTGGAGCCTCCCCAAGAAGCCGGCGGAGACCAGGGCGTCCGGGCGCTACCGGTCCGCCGACAACATCCTGGACCCGGCCGCGGAGGAGCGGACCAAACCCACCTGCGTCCACGAGCGCTCGCGCTCCTCCCCTTCGGCCGACCTCTACGGCCAG AACATTCCGGTACCGGGAAGAAAGTCTGCAGAGCACTGCCAGCCTGAGCACCAGCCTGCAGCCCAGAACCACAAAGTCTCGAG GTCTTCCAGCAGGAACCATGGAGACGGCAGGGCGCCCGAGAGACCCGCGGACACCGACCGTTTCCCAGAACCACCCCCGCCACCCGTGACAGCCCAGAACCCCGAGCACAGGCTCTCAGCCGGTCCTGGTCCAGGCTGCCACAGGCCCAGTGACTCGGCCCCCCCAGGCTCCGACCCCTCCAGCGAGCCCCCTACCGGCCCCCGGAGGCGGGCTCCTGCCCCGCTgaggcccccccctcccaggctgGACAGGCCCAGATGTCCAGAGATCGCTCCCCTGCTCGGCAAGTCCCAGGAGGCCCTAACTGCATGCTCCCCGATCAAAGAGCTTAACCCCGCCCCCGTCGCCGCCCCCTCTCCCCGCAGCCTATCGGAGCAGAGCCAAGGACTCCCGGAGAACAAACGGGGAGGCGACAACCCCGTCGCGCCATCCAATCCCcagcctgctcctccccctcctccctccctctccggaCCCTCGGGCCAGGCCAAGCCCTCCATGGACGGCCAGCGGTCCCCGTCGCCCCAGTTCGCTCCGCAGAGACTCACTGACAAGCCGCCCGCCTCTCTGCAGGATGAGAACTCCACCAG GACGGAGAACGTGATGGAGAACAGCAGCAGTCCCTCCGCGAGGAAGGTGCCCATCAAGATCGTCCACAGCGAGAGCCTGACGGAGAAGGAGAGCCGCCACTACCTTCTCCACAGCGACTCCCAGGCCGGTCCCCAGGCCCCGGGCGCCCTGAGCCAGGTGGGCAGCCTAGGAGCCCCGGACCAGTCCTACTCCCTGTTCTGTGCCTACTCTCGACAGAGGGACCCGGAGCCCCAGGCCGAGGGagagccagacccagacccGGCCCTTCACGCTGATCTGAGGCTGCACATAGACTCAGATGCGAGTCCTGAAATCGAGCAGCAAGCTGCAGCTGGCTTCCCGACAGCCCCGCCACCAGACGTGGCTCCTCCCGCTACCCATCTGCCAGCCCCGCCCACCACAGAGGACCCACCCCCAGAGGCCCCCAGCAGTAACGGCGTGgcccccgcctccctctctcaggacgaccagaagagagaggagctggccaGGGACATCATGGGCAAGGATCGGTCCCTGGCAGAGGTCCTGGACCAGAGCAGGATGAAGACCACCATGGACCTGATGGAGGGCATCTTCCCCCAGGAGCAGCAGCTGCTGGAGGGGGCTCACCAGCGCAGGAAGGTGGGGCCCAAGCAGGCCTCCCCCAGGGCTGCCGAGGACAG GAacggggaggacgaggcggCAACGGCGGTCGCCCTGGTGACCAGCTCCACCTACTACAGCACGTCGGCGCCTAAGGCGGAGCTGCTGATCAAGATGAAGGAcatgcagcaggaggaggagccgggCTCCGAGGACGAGCTCCCCGACAACGACCAGGAGCTGGCCGACAAGAAG cAGGAGCTGATTGACAGCCTGAGCAGGAAGCTGCGGGTGCTGCGCGAGGCGCGGGAGAGCGTGCAGGAGGACGTGCTGGACAACAACGCGCTGGGCCGCGAGGTGGAGGCCACCGTGCAGCAGGCCTGCAGGCCCAACGAGCTGGACAAGTTCCGCATGTTCGTGGGCGACCTGGACAAGGTGGTCAGCCTGCTGCTGTCCCTGTCGGGCCGGCTGGCCCGCGTGGAGAACGCCCTcaacagcctggaggaggacgcCCCcgcagaggagagg CGCACGCTTACTGACAAGAGGAAGCTGCTGATCCGCCAGCACGAGGACGCCAAGGAGCTGAAGGACAACCTGGACCGGCGGGAGGGCGTGGTCTACGACATCCTGGCCGGCTGCCTGCCGGAGGAGAGCCTGGCCGACTACCAGCACTTCGTCAAGATGAAGTCGGCCCTCATCATCGAGCAGCGCAAGCTGGAGGACAAGATCAAGCTGGGCGAGGAGCAGCTCAAGTGTCTGACGGACAGCCTGCCCCTGGAGCAGAGGATGGCCCTGTGA
- the shroom2a gene encoding protein Shroom2 isoform X2 encodes MDPGHRRSNPRLTDVDGSHQQVMERPADLEQRFKNGEAWRLVDVLLSGGAPWGFTLRGGREHREPLLITKVEEGSKAAAVSLQVGDELININDFPLSGYRQEAICLVKGSYKTLALVVKRRNEPVSRPHSWHATKFNESQSETAKIQSPPPPVWHTRYDASSSSTDLSTGWEQTNLRRVSDQFSSLGSMDSLEHVPHPYPSGRLSPAKSNTSAEHLGGGKRDSAYSSFSTSSGTPDYTLSKSNAASTENVLYKVSQWDSGGRHSNGRHSQSLSEGAKADERAGYLLQLPGGPAGRESPRPEEQPPGPRPSISGRASFGPVWHVPEKKKPAHSPSPPPPLPPVRSDSFAATKVHEKGLVIAYSEDPDPHLHPKAPEASDTRRGYSLAAKNDAGGPHVSSDSSHHNQLNSNKLYSLSSTDVRLGPPPYAYTPYHQRQYSDESTFYSQPRTPSAAKPHNISAYYSSMQELPTNNFTQTYGHTQTQAPATSLSNTAIDQNPDGAGHTRYYCVTARQPASQAQVGKTEDGGRGACVETVSSGGERAPLSPQTLQKTKYQLPQPQPAHPTAKDSNGYGQQDDPAPRHKLPAVPAPPAGPEGPAKHGGDDRGSQRRLDVQNAEAHYMSYPPSRQPDQRTSLSTQHREPDVRPGGPQGVGISPQTTPLLHSLSSESAGRGGVPDPLTLQQTRRSERFATTLRCEIQMRRAKLQKSKSAAALSGTSEAAEEEEEAAEAESQENSVASPSSEGSFSSTYKDHLKEAQARVLKATSFRRRDLEPVLLEHSGSDGLPGYPSSVLGRKDSNPLPSVSEAPPSRSSGSQVTRIGGRKRFTTERKVRSYSEPDKIHEVGVEEGAAPPERADSMTDRRKLFETTGKPAFPKPLPKHGPQSSSEAPREPQARAPAPSRGSEDGLCEARTRGLPPAEYPEEARGLEVSHRQALLEQQRLGTFAEYEATWSLPKKPAETRASGRYRSADNILDPAAEERTKPTCVHERSRSSPSADLYGQNIPVPGRKSAEHCQPEHQPAAQNHKVSRSSSRNHGDGRAPERPADTDRFPEPPPPPVTAQNPEHRLSAGPGPGCHRPSDSAPPGSDPSSEPPTGPRRRAPAPLRPPPPRLDRPRCPEIAPLLGKSQEALTACSPIKELNPAPVAAPSPRSLSEQSQGLPENKRGGDNPVAPSNPQPAPPPPPSLSGPSGQAKPSMDGQRSPSPQFAPQRLTDKPPASLQDENSTRTENVMENSSSPSARKVPIKIVHSESLTEKESRHYLLHSDSQAGPQAPGALSQVGSLGAPDQSYSLFCAYSRQRDPEPQAEGEPDPDPALHADLRLHIDSDASPEIEQQAAAGFPTAPPPDVAPPATHLPAPPTTEDPPPEAPSSNGVAPASLSQDDQKREELARDIMGKDRSLAEVLDQSRMKTTMDLMEGIFPQEQQLLEGAHQRRKVGPKQASPRAAEDRNGEDEAATAVALVTSSTYYSTSAPKAELLIKMKDMQQEEEPGSEDELPDNDQELADKKELIDSLSRKLRVLREARESVQEDVLDNNALGREVEATVQQACRPNELDKFRMFVGDLDKVVSLLLSLSGRLARVENALNSLEEDAPAEERRTLTDKRKLLIRQHEDAKELKDNLDRREGVVYDILAGCLPEESLADYQHFVKMKSALIIEQRKLEDKIKLGEEQLKCLTDSLPLEQRMAL; translated from the exons gagaAATGAACCCGTAAGCAGGCCTCACTCCTGGCACGCCACCAAGTTCAACGAGAGCCAATCGGAGACTGCCAAAATCCAGTCTCCGCCTCCGCCAGTCTGGCACACAAGATATGATGCAAG TTCCTCCTCTACTGATCTCTCCACCGGCTGGGAGCAGACCAACCTGCGCAGAGTGTCCGACCAATTCAGCTCCCTGGGCAGCATGGACAGCCTAGAGCACGtccctcacccctacccctCCGGCCGCCTCTCCCCTGCCAAGTCCAACACCAGCGCGGAGCACCTGGGGGGCGGCAAGCGCGACTCGGCCTACAGCTCCTTCTCCACCAGCTCCGGCACGCCCGACTACACGCTGTCCAAGAGCAACGCCGCCTCCACGGAGAACGTGCTCTACAAGGTCAGCCAGTGGGACTCGGGTGGCCGGCACAGCAACGGCAGGCACAGCCAGAGCCTGAGCGAGGGGGCGAAGGCGGACGAGCGGGCCGGGTACCTGCTGCAGCTCCCCGGGGGGCCCGCGGGCCGGGAGAGCCCCCGGCCGGAGGAGCAGCCGCCCGGTCCTCGCCCCTCCATCTCGGGCCGGGCCAGCTTCGGCCCCGTGTGGCACgtaccagagaagaagaagccCGCCCActcgccctcccctcctccgcccctgcCGCCGGTGCGCAGTGACAGTTTTGCCGCCACCAAGGTCCACGAGAAGGGCCTCGTCATAGCCTACTCTGAGGACCctgacccccacctccaccccaaagCCCCGGAGGCCTCCGACACACGGCGTGGTTACAGCCTCGCCGCGAAAAACGACGCCGGCGGTCCTCACGTTTCATCCGATagctcccaccacaaccagcTCAACTCCAACAAGCTGTACTCCCTCTCCAGTACCGACGTGAGGCTGGGCCCGCCCCCGTACGCCTACACACCTTACCACCAGCGCCAGTACAGCGACGAAAGCACTTTCTACTCCCAGCCCAGGACCCCGTCCGCAGCCAAACCGCACAACATCAGTGCCTACTACAGCAGCATGCAGGAGCTGCCCACCAACAACTTCACCCAGACGTACGGCcacacccagacccaggcccccgCCACCTCCCTGTCCAACACGGCCATCGACCAGAACCCAGACGGTGCCGGCCACACCCGCTACTACTGCGTGACGGCCCGCCAGCCGGCATCACAGGCCCAGGTGGGAAAGACTGAGGACGGAGGAAGGGGAGCGTGTGTGGAAACGGTGAGCAGCGGAGGCGAAAGGgcacccctcagcccccagaCGCTCCAGAAGACCAAGTACCAGCTACCTCAGCCACAGCCGGCGCACCCCACCGCAAAGGACAGCAACGGGTACGGGCAACAGGACGACCCGGCGCCACGTCACAAGCTGCCGGCTGTGCCGGCGCCCCCTGCCGGACCGGAGGGGCCAGCCAAGCACGGCGGGGACGACAGGGGCAGCCAGAGGAGGCTGGATGTTCAGAACGCCGAAGCCCACTACATGAGCTACCCTCCCAGCAGACAACCAGACCAGAGGACGTCCCTGTCCACGCAGCACAGAGAGCCGGACGTCAGGCCGGGGGGTCCCCAGGGAGTCGGGATCTCCCCCCAGACCACGCCCTTGCTCCACTCTCTGTCGTCCGAGAGCGCGGGCCGGGGCGGCGTCCCCGACCCGCTGACCCTCCAGCAGACGCGCCGAAGCGAACGCTTCGCCACGACCCTCCGGTGCGAGATCCAGATGAGGCGGGCCAAGCTGCAGAAGAGCAAGAGCGCGGCCGCCCTCAGCGGGACGAGCGAGgcggcggaggaagaggaggaggcggcggaaGCCGAGTCTCAAGAGAACTCGGTGGCCTCGCCGTCCTCGGAGGGCTCCTTCAGCAGCACCTACAAGGACCACCTGAAGGAGGCGCAGGCCAGGGTCCTAAAGGCCACCTCGTtcaggaggagagacctggagcCCGTCCTGCTGGAGCACTCCGGCTCGGACGGTCTACCCGGGTACCCCTCCTCCGTCCTGGGCCGCAAAGACTCCAATCCCTTGCCCAGCGTCTCCGAGGCGCCGCCCAGCCGGTCCAGCGGCAGTCAGGTGACCCGCATCGGAGGCAGGAAGCGTTTCACAACGGAGAGGAAAGTGCGGTCGTACTCTGAACCCGACAAAATCCACGAGGTGGGCGTGGAGGAGGGCGCGGCGCCCCCCGAGAGAGCTGACTCCATGACGGACCGAAGGAAGCTGTTCGAGACCACCGGGAAACCCGCCTTCCCCAAACCCCTCCCCAAGCACGGCCCGCAGAGCAGCTCGGAGGCCCCCAGAGAGCCCCAAGCGAGGGCCCCGGCGCCCAGCAGGGGGTCGGAGGACGGCCTCTGCGAGGCCCGGACCCGAGGCCTCCCCCCCGCGGAGTACCCGGAGGAGGCCCGAGGCCTGGAGGTCTCCCACAGGCAGGCCCTCCTGGAGCAGCAGAGGCTGGGGACCTTCGCGGAGTACGAGGCCACCTGGAGCCTCCCCAAGAAGCCGGCGGAGACCAGGGCGTCCGGGCGCTACCGGTCCGCCGACAACATCCTGGACCCGGCCGCGGAGGAGCGGACCAAACCCACCTGCGTCCACGAGCGCTCGCGCTCCTCCCCTTCGGCCGACCTCTACGGCCAG AACATTCCGGTACCGGGAAGAAAGTCTGCAGAGCACTGCCAGCCTGAGCACCAGCCTGCAGCCCAGAACCACAAAGTCTCGAG GTCTTCCAGCAGGAACCATGGAGACGGCAGGGCGCCCGAGAGACCCGCGGACACCGACCGTTTCCCAGAACCACCCCCGCCACCCGTGACAGCCCAGAACCCCGAGCACAGGCTCTCAGCCGGTCCTGGTCCAGGCTGCCACAGGCCCAGTGACTCGGCCCCCCCAGGCTCCGACCCCTCCAGCGAGCCCCCTACCGGCCCCCGGAGGCGGGCTCCTGCCCCGCTgaggcccccccctcccaggctgGACAGGCCCAGATGTCCAGAGATCGCTCCCCTGCTCGGCAAGTCCCAGGAGGCCCTAACTGCATGCTCCCCGATCAAAGAGCTTAACCCCGCCCCCGTCGCCGCCCCCTCTCCCCGCAGCCTATCGGAGCAGAGCCAAGGACTCCCGGAGAACAAACGGGGAGGCGACAACCCCGTCGCGCCATCCAATCCCcagcctgctcctccccctcctccctccctctccggaCCCTCGGGCCAGGCCAAGCCCTCCATGGACGGCCAGCGGTCCCCGTCGCCCCAGTTCGCTCCGCAGAGACTCACTGACAAGCCGCCCGCCTCTCTGCAGGATGAGAACTCCACCAG GACGGAGAACGTGATGGAGAACAGCAGCAGTCCCTCCGCGAGGAAGGTGCCCATCAAGATCGTCCACAGCGAGAGCCTGACGGAGAAGGAGAGCCGCCACTACCTTCTCCACAGCGACTCCCAGGCCGGTCCCCAGGCCCCGGGCGCCCTGAGCCAGGTGGGCAGCCTAGGAGCCCCGGACCAGTCCTACTCCCTGTTCTGTGCCTACTCTCGACAGAGGGACCCGGAGCCCCAGGCCGAGGGagagccagacccagacccGGCCCTTCACGCTGATCTGAGGCTGCACATAGACTCAGATGCGAGTCCTGAAATCGAGCAGCAAGCTGCAGCTGGCTTCCCGACAGCCCCGCCACCAGACGTGGCTCCTCCCGCTACCCATCTGCCAGCCCCGCCCACCACAGAGGACCCACCCCCAGAGGCCCCCAGCAGTAACGGCGTGgcccccgcctccctctctcaggacgaccagaagagagaggagctggccaGGGACATCATGGGCAAGGATCGGTCCCTGGCAGAGGTCCTGGACCAGAGCAGGATGAAGACCACCATGGACCTGATGGAGGGCATCTTCCCCCAGGAGCAGCAGCTGCTGGAGGGGGCTCACCAGCGCAGGAAGGTGGGGCCCAAGCAGGCCTCCCCCAGGGCTGCCGAGGACAG GAacggggaggacgaggcggCAACGGCGGTCGCCCTGGTGACCAGCTCCACCTACTACAGCACGTCGGCGCCTAAGGCGGAGCTGCTGATCAAGATGAAGGAcatgcagcaggaggaggagccgggCTCCGAGGACGAGCTCCCCGACAACGACCAGGAGCTGGCCGACAAGAAG GAGCTGATTGACAGCCTGAGCAGGAAGCTGCGGGTGCTGCGCGAGGCGCGGGAGAGCGTGCAGGAGGACGTGCTGGACAACAACGCGCTGGGCCGCGAGGTGGAGGCCACCGTGCAGCAGGCCTGCAGGCCCAACGAGCTGGACAAGTTCCGCATGTTCGTGGGCGACCTGGACAAGGTGGTCAGCCTGCTGCTGTCCCTGTCGGGCCGGCTGGCCCGCGTGGAGAACGCCCTcaacagcctggaggaggacgcCCCcgcagaggagagg CGCACGCTTACTGACAAGAGGAAGCTGCTGATCCGCCAGCACGAGGACGCCAAGGAGCTGAAGGACAACCTGGACCGGCGGGAGGGCGTGGTCTACGACATCCTGGCCGGCTGCCTGCCGGAGGAGAGCCTGGCCGACTACCAGCACTTCGTCAAGATGAAGTCGGCCCTCATCATCGAGCAGCGCAAGCTGGAGGACAAGATCAAGCTGGGCGAGGAGCAGCTCAAGTGTCTGACGGACAGCCTGCCCCTGGAGCAGAGGATGGCCCTGTGA
- the LOC136936187 gene encoding claudin-34-like: MFPPGGSVYLAHTAHWQLLGLMVGCVGWILTMVTAGINEWRLWYVSDVTVVTSGLAWVGIWKACFYSHALPTLEVCRNMGISEGFVPLEISTAQVLVMLAAAMGLAGNVAASFAMRNVYHVVENRDNTRLLFSLAGTLYILTGSCSLLPLFWNMSSVLTNRTIDFPPEFQLPSAPVRQEVGHGIAVGIFASVLVLVSGLLFLCYKVPSQALTSKTRPEDKDALGASGSETVVSRGPTLQSSGTEGRLGRDNPTFKAEEDL, encoded by the coding sequence ATGTTTCCTCCTGGAGGCTCCGTCTACCTGGCCCACACGGCCCACTGGCAGCTCCTGGGCCTcatggtggggtgtgtgggctgGATCCTGACCATGGTCACCGCCGGCATCAACGAGTGGAGGCTGTGGTACGTCTCTGACGTGACGGTGGTGACCTCGGGGCTGGCCTGGGTGGGCATCTGGAAGGCCTGCTTCTACAGCCACGCCCTGCCCACCCTGGAGGTGTGTCGGAACATGGGCATCTCCGAGGGCTTCGTCCCCCTGGAGATCTCGACGGCGCAGGTGTTAGTCATGCTGGCGGCGGCGATGGGGCTGGCGGGGAACGTCGCCGCCTCCTTTGCTATGAGGAACGTCTACCACGTGGTGGAGAACCGCGACAACACCAGGCTGCTGTTCTCATTGGCCGGCACCCTCTACATCCTCACGGGGTCGTGTTCCTTGTTGCCATTGTTCTGGAACATGAGCTCGGTGCTGACCAATCGCACCATCGACTTCCCGCCGGAGTTCCAGCTGCCCTCGGCGCcggtcagacaggaagtggggcACGGCATCGCAGTGGGGATCTTCGCATCCGTCCTCGTTCTGGTCAGCGGGTTGCTCTTCCTGTGCTACAAGGTGCCAAGCCAAGCGCTGACGTCCAAGACCCGGCCTGAAGACAAGGACGCTCTGGGTGCGTCCGGGTCGGAGACAGTCGTGTCGCGAGGGCCTACCTTACAGAGTAGCGGCACGGAGGGTCGTCTGGGGAGGGACAACCCCACCTTTAAGGCAGAGGAGGACTTGTAG
- the LOC136936184 gene encoding putative claudin-24 produces MEPCVCILEALGMFVYTGAWLCALACTLMPQWQTQSTALLAIESYERGLWETCVVQEVGGTECRAYDTLLGLTHDIKLARIFMCLSLSMGVLGLLLAIPGLSLIKSCKGQGGRRAKRAFKVAGGVLGVVSGLLCLVPVSYEAHLTVLHFFDETVPDVVPRWEFGDALFCGWAGGFLLLVAGLLLVSSSLCCQTEPLPSAVLRRYEVQAVDPSPKKRSEYV; encoded by the coding sequence aTGGAACCTTGCGTCTGCATCCTGGAGGCGCTGGGGATGTTTGTGTACACGGGAGCCTGGCTGTGCGCACTGGCCTGCACCCTCATGCCCCAGTGGCAGACCCAATCCACGGCACTGCTGGCTATTGAGAGCTACGAGAGGGGCCTTTGGGAGACCTGCGTGGTGCAGGAAGTGGGCGGTACAGAGTGCCGGGCGTACGACACCCTACTGGGCCTGACCCACGACATCAAGCTGGCGCGAATCTTCATGTGCTTATCCCTGTCCATGGGTGTGCTGGGACTCCTGTTAGCCATACCGGGGCTGTCCCTGATCAAGAGCTGCAAGGGGCAGGGAGGCCGTAGGGCTAAGCGGGCCTTCAAGGTTGCGGGTGGGGTCCTGGGGGTGGTGTCTGGACTGCTGTGCCTGGTCCCCGTGTCCTACGAGGCCCACTTGACCGTGCTGCACTTTTTCGACGAGACGGTGCCCGACGTGGTGCCTCGCTGGGAGTTCGGAGACGCCCTGTTCTGCGGGTGGGCAGGGGGCTTCCTGCTCCTGGTGGCTGGCCTGTTGCTCGTCTCCTCCAGCCTGTGCTGCCAGACGGAGCCCCTGCCCTCGGCGGTGCTGCGGAGGTACGAGGTCCAGGCCGTTGATCCCTCCCCGAAGAAACGATCAGAGTATGTTTGA